From one Luteipulveratus mongoliensis genomic stretch:
- the obgE gene encoding GTPase ObgE: MATQFVDRVVLQVVAGNGGHGVASVHREKFKPLGGPDGGNGGRGGDVVLEVDPQSTTLLDYHRSPHRKATNGKPGAGDERNGADGDDLVLPVPEGTVVKDGSGEIVADLVGAGTRFVIAQGGRGGLGNKALASARRIAPGFALLGEPGDELDVVLELKTLADVALIGFPSAGKSSLVSVMSAAKPKIADYPFTTLVPNLGVVTAGSERYTIADVPGLIPGASQGKGLGLEFLRHVERCSVLVHVIDCATLEPGRDPMTDLDVIEHELSEYVPDASLGGKPLSERTRIVVLNKADVPDARELAEMVRPDLEAKGLEVHIVSAVAHQGLKELSFALAGHVATARAEVEVATPARIVLRPKAVDDSGFEVRREHTSDGDIFRVVGERPTRWIRQTDFANDEAVGYLADRLNRLGVEDALFKAGAVAGSTVLIGPVDNAVVFDWEPTMATGAELLGARGTDLRLDEQHRPTRAERRDEFHSRKDGQREARESLQAEREAGIWTERPPVEVDED, encoded by the coding sequence ATGGCTACTCAGTTCGTCGACCGCGTCGTCCTGCAGGTCGTCGCCGGCAACGGCGGTCACGGAGTGGCCTCGGTGCACCGAGAGAAGTTCAAGCCGCTCGGCGGCCCGGACGGTGGCAACGGCGGTCGTGGCGGTGACGTCGTCCTCGAGGTCGACCCGCAGTCCACGACCCTGCTGGACTACCACCGCAGCCCTCACCGCAAGGCCACCAACGGCAAGCCGGGCGCCGGAGACGAGCGCAACGGTGCAGACGGCGACGACCTGGTCCTTCCGGTCCCCGAAGGCACGGTCGTCAAGGACGGCAGCGGCGAGATCGTCGCCGACCTGGTTGGCGCTGGCACCCGGTTCGTGATCGCCCAGGGCGGCCGCGGGGGACTGGGCAACAAGGCGCTCGCCTCGGCGCGTCGCATCGCTCCTGGATTCGCGCTGCTGGGTGAGCCGGGCGACGAGCTCGACGTCGTCCTGGAGCTGAAGACGCTCGCCGACGTCGCTCTGATCGGCTTCCCGTCGGCCGGCAAGTCGAGCCTGGTGTCGGTGATGTCCGCTGCCAAGCCGAAGATCGCCGACTACCCCTTCACCACGCTCGTGCCCAACCTCGGCGTCGTCACAGCCGGCTCCGAGCGCTACACGATCGCCGACGTACCCGGCCTGATCCCCGGCGCCAGCCAGGGCAAGGGTCTGGGGCTGGAGTTCCTGCGCCACGTGGAGCGCTGCTCGGTCCTGGTGCACGTGATCGACTGCGCCACCCTCGAGCCGGGCCGCGACCCCATGACCGATCTCGACGTCATCGAGCACGAGCTCTCCGAATACGTCCCCGACGCCTCGCTCGGCGGCAAGCCGCTGTCCGAGCGCACCCGCATCGTGGTTCTCAACAAGGCTGACGTGCCCGACGCCCGTGAGCTGGCCGAGATGGTGCGCCCCGACCTGGAGGCCAAGGGCCTCGAGGTGCACATCGTCTCGGCGGTCGCGCACCAGGGTCTCAAGGAGCTCTCCTTCGCGCTGGCCGGTCACGTCGCGACCGCCCGCGCCGAGGTCGAGGTCGCCACACCGGCCCGAATCGTGTTGCGCCCCAAGGCTGTTGACGACTCCGGGTTCGAGGTTCGTCGTGAGCACACCTCCGACGGCGATATCTTCCGCGTCGTCGGTGAGCGCCCGACGCGCTGGATTCGCCAGACTGACTTCGCCAACGACGAGGCTGTCGGCTACCTCGCGGACCGGCTCAACCGGCTCGGCGTCGAGGACGCACTCTTCAAGGCCGGTGCCGTCGCCGGGTCGACGGTCCTCATCGGACCGGTCGACAACGCCGTGGTCTTCGACTGGGAGCCCACCATGGCCACCGGCGCTGAGCTGCTCGGTGCGCGCGGCACCGACCTGCGGCTGGACGAGCAGCACCGTCCGACTCGCGCCGAGAGGCGCGATGAGTTCCACTCCCGCAAGGACGGCCAGCGCGAGGCGCGAGAGTCCCTGCAGGCCGAGCGTGAGGCCGGGATCTGGACCGAGCGCCCGCCTGTCGAGGTCGACGAGGACTGA
- the rplU gene encoding 50S ribosomal protein L21, producing the protein MYAIVRAGGRQEKVSVGDVLIIDKVNGEAGDSIDLTPLLLVDGETITSDADKLAKVTVKAEVVKAEKGPKITIIKYKNKTGYRKRQGHRQPLTRVKVTSIES; encoded by the coding sequence GTGTACGCGATCGTTCGCGCGGGCGGCCGCCAGGAGAAGGTCTCCGTCGGCGACGTCCTCATCATTGACAAGGTCAACGGTGAGGCCGGCGACAGCATCGACCTCACGCCGCTCCTTCTCGTCGACGGCGAGACCATCACCAGCGACGCTGACAAGCTCGCCAAGGTGACGGTCAAGGCCGAGGTCGTCAAGGCCGAGAAGGGCCCCAAGATCACGATCATCAAGTACAAGAACAAGACCGGTTACCGCAAGCGCCAGGGTCACCGTCAGCCGCTGACCCGCGTCAAGGTCACCTCGATCGAGTCCTGA
- a CDS encoding glutamate-5-semialdehyde dehydrogenase, which yields MQTSQLRVAVAGKAALAASRRLALLPRADKDAALLSLADALEAATDRIVAANGKDLARGESAGMPDSLQDRLRLTPERVAAIAQALRDLAALPDPVGEVVRGSTLANGLQVTQVRVPMGVVGMIYEARPNVTVDAAGLGLKSGNAMILRGGSAAASTNAALVETMREGLTRLGLPADTVQLLNGGREDVTALITARGLIDLVIPRGGADLIQTVVTQSTVPVIETGVGNCHVYIDAAADLDMALAIAVNSKTHRPSVCNAAESLLVHQKVAADFLPKVLAELGGAGVLLHTDEQASAAAEAAGAAYEPVTDEDWATEHLAMEMSVGVVPSLDAALDHIALYGTQHTEAIVTQDRAAARRFTAEVDAAVVTVNASTRFTDGGEFGFGAEIGISTQKLHARGPMALQELTSTKWIVNGDGQIRV from the coding sequence ATGCAGACTTCACAGCTTCGGGTGGCGGTCGCGGGGAAGGCTGCGCTAGCGGCGAGCCGCCGGCTGGCGCTGCTCCCGAGGGCAGACAAGGACGCCGCGCTGCTGAGCCTCGCCGATGCGCTCGAGGCCGCGACCGACCGCATCGTCGCGGCCAACGGCAAGGATCTGGCTCGCGGTGAGAGCGCTGGGATGCCGGACAGCCTGCAGGATCGGCTGCGGCTGACACCGGAGCGCGTCGCGGCCATCGCGCAGGCCCTGCGTGACCTCGCGGCCCTGCCGGACCCGGTCGGGGAGGTCGTACGCGGGTCGACCCTCGCCAACGGCCTGCAGGTCACGCAGGTCCGCGTCCCGATGGGCGTGGTCGGGATGATCTACGAAGCCCGTCCCAATGTCACTGTCGATGCGGCCGGACTCGGCCTGAAGTCCGGCAACGCCATGATCCTGCGTGGCGGCTCGGCCGCCGCGAGCACCAACGCCGCGCTGGTCGAGACGATGCGCGAAGGACTGACGCGGCTGGGTCTGCCCGCCGACACCGTTCAGCTGCTGAACGGCGGTCGCGAGGACGTGACCGCGCTCATCACCGCTCGAGGGCTCATCGACCTGGTGATCCCACGCGGTGGCGCCGACCTCATCCAGACCGTGGTCACTCAGTCCACGGTGCCGGTGATCGAGACCGGTGTCGGCAACTGCCACGTCTACATCGATGCGGCGGCCGACCTCGACATGGCGCTGGCGATCGCGGTCAATTCCAAGACACATCGTCCGAGCGTCTGCAACGCCGCGGAGTCCTTGCTGGTCCACCAGAAGGTGGCGGCCGACTTCCTGCCCAAGGTGCTCGCCGAGCTCGGGGGAGCGGGCGTTCTGCTGCACACCGACGAGCAGGCGAGCGCGGCCGCCGAAGCCGCCGGAGCCGCGTACGAACCAGTGACCGACGAGGACTGGGCGACTGAGCACCTGGCGATGGAGATGAGCGTGGGTGTCGTGCCGAGCCTGGACGCGGCCCTGGACCACATCGCGCTCTACGGCACTCAGCACACCGAGGCGATCGTCACCCAGGACCGGGCTGCGGCGCGGCGATTCACGGCGGAGGTCGACGCGGCCGTCGTCACGGTCAACGCCTCCACGCGGTTCACCGATGGCGGCGAGTTCGGTTTTGGTGCTGAGATCGGTATATCCACACAAAAGCTGCACGCGCGTGGTCCCATGGCGCTGCAAGAACTGACGAGTACCAAATGGATTGTCAACGGCGACGGCCAGATCAGGGTTTAG
- a CDS encoding DedA family protein — MGQPAHEGTAPADTEDLDTAHLDGATASREVEGEEAEAEGKEWWEDPRMPWKGKPGRADLWCWGAISLIGIYGLVTLPLRPILLSLNPYALAAVNGSSIAMVDIGADVKLGDEPYWWIGMLLASLSVIKFDWIFWWAGRLWGHGIIEVIAGRSRWAARTAHHAERLAHRFGAPALFLVWFIPFIPSAIVYAFLGNARMKLRTFLLIDFLGALCNRAVYVYLGYRIGEPAKDVVNLISKYSWYISIALIVGIFVSSALRARKQAAA, encoded by the coding sequence GTGGGGCAGCCCGCGCACGAGGGGACGGCTCCGGCCGACACCGAAGACCTGGACACTGCGCACCTCGACGGTGCGACCGCCAGTCGCGAGGTCGAGGGCGAGGAGGCCGAGGCCGAGGGCAAGGAGTGGTGGGAAGACCCGCGGATGCCCTGGAAGGGCAAGCCCGGACGCGCCGATCTGTGGTGCTGGGGCGCGATCTCGCTGATCGGCATCTACGGCTTGGTGACGCTGCCGTTGCGGCCGATCCTGCTCAGCCTCAACCCGTATGCACTGGCCGCGGTCAACGGCTCCTCTATCGCGATGGTCGACATCGGCGCCGACGTCAAGCTGGGTGACGAGCCCTACTGGTGGATCGGGATGCTGCTCGCGTCCCTGTCCGTGATCAAGTTCGACTGGATCTTCTGGTGGGCCGGGCGCCTGTGGGGGCACGGGATCATCGAGGTGATCGCGGGTCGGTCGCGCTGGGCCGCACGCACCGCGCATCACGCCGAGCGACTGGCTCACCGGTTCGGCGCTCCGGCGCTCTTCCTCGTCTGGTTCATCCCGTTCATCCCCAGTGCGATCGTCTACGCCTTCCTCGGCAACGCCCGGATGAAGCTGCGGACGTTCCTGCTGATCGACTTCCTCGGTGCGCTGTGCAACCGGGCCGTCTACGTCTATCTCGGCTACCGCATCGGTGAGCCCGCCAAGGACGTCGTCAACCTGATCAGCAAGTACAGCTGGTACATCTCGATCGCGCTGATCGTCGGGATCTTCGTCAGCAGCGCCCTGCGAGCTCGCAAGCAAGCTGCCGCCTGA
- the proB gene encoding glutamate 5-kinase: MSEPSTTSARAAVASAHRVVVKVGSSSLTDEAGNLSPDRLAALVDVLARRRLVGSEIVLVSSGAIAAGIKPLALSRRPRDLATQQAAASVGQGALLAAYTGAFGRHGLTVGQVLLTADDVTRRTHYTNARRTLERLLALGVVPVVNENDTVATHEIRFGDNDRLAALVAHLVDADALVLLSDVDALYDGPPSRAGSARIAEVASVEEIAHVDIAGTGSGVGTGGMQTKVEAATIATAAGVPTVLTATPLVQAALDGDDVGTVFHPTHGRGRARRLWLAYATTPQGRLVLDDGAVAAVTQRGKSLLPAGIVGINGRFSEGDPVDLVDTRDQVVARGLVNYDAKELPDLLGRSTRDLARELGPEYEREVVHRDDLVVMHGHRR; encoded by the coding sequence GTGAGCGAGCCCAGCACGACGTCGGCACGCGCGGCAGTGGCCTCGGCGCACCGCGTGGTCGTCAAGGTCGGCTCCAGCTCGCTGACGGACGAGGCGGGCAACCTGTCGCCCGACCGCCTTGCGGCGCTGGTCGATGTGCTCGCCCGACGCCGTCTGGTCGGCAGCGAGATCGTGCTCGTCTCCTCTGGTGCGATCGCGGCCGGGATCAAGCCGCTCGCGCTCTCTCGTCGCCCGCGTGACCTGGCCACGCAGCAGGCGGCGGCTAGCGTCGGTCAGGGCGCGCTGCTGGCCGCCTACACGGGGGCGTTCGGCCGGCACGGCCTGACCGTTGGGCAGGTGCTGCTCACCGCTGACGACGTCACGCGGCGTACCCACTACACCAACGCGCGGCGCACCCTGGAACGTCTGCTCGCCCTGGGCGTTGTCCCGGTCGTGAACGAGAACGACACCGTCGCGACGCACGAGATCCGTTTCGGCGACAACGACCGGCTGGCTGCCCTGGTGGCGCACCTGGTCGATGCCGACGCGCTCGTGCTGCTCTCGGACGTCGATGCGCTGTACGACGGCCCGCCGAGTCGTGCCGGCAGCGCCAGGATCGCCGAGGTCGCCTCCGTGGAGGAGATCGCACATGTCGACATCGCCGGGACCGGATCCGGCGTCGGCACCGGCGGGATGCAGACCAAGGTGGAGGCCGCGACCATCGCTACGGCGGCTGGCGTACCCACGGTGCTGACGGCCACGCCCCTGGTGCAGGCTGCGCTGGACGGCGATGACGTCGGGACGGTCTTCCACCCGACCCACGGGCGAGGCCGCGCACGACGCCTGTGGCTGGCGTACGCCACCACACCGCAGGGGCGCCTCGTCCTGGACGACGGCGCCGTGGCGGCCGTCACGCAGCGAGGCAAGTCGTTGCTCCCGGCGGGGATCGTGGGGATCAACGGACGCTTCTCCGAGGGCGACCCGGTGGACCTCGTCGACACCCGCGACCAGGTCGTGGCGCGCGGTCTGGTCAACTACGACGCGAAGGAGCTGCCCGACCTGCTGGGTCGCAGCACCCGTGATCTGGCTCGCGAGCTCGGACCCGAGTACGAACGAGAGGTCGTCCACCGCGATGACCTCGTAGTGATGCACGGACACCGGCGATGA
- a CDS encoding TIGR03936 family radical SAM-associated protein yields the protein MAKRVPEGPAPDPAVQKLRVQYAKRGRLRFSSTRDFQRALERALRRAQVPMAFSAGFHPHPKISYANAAPTGTASEAEYFEIQLRERRDPDDVRDALDAALPTGLDVLVVREAEAGSLADRLQGSEWRLDFAGVDTAVVGSAVEALLSRERVEVTRMMKNGPRTFDMREAVLSAVVTEGDRTPGAASGARLTLVLRHTTPTVRPDDVLSGLRQVGDLELDRTPLVTRLRQGPLVDDTAVSDPLEID from the coding sequence ATGGCCAAGCGTGTTCCAGAGGGTCCAGCCCCCGACCCAGCAGTCCAGAAGCTGCGCGTGCAGTACGCCAAGCGTGGCCGGCTGCGGTTCTCCTCCACCCGCGACTTCCAGCGTGCGCTGGAGCGCGCGCTGCGCCGGGCGCAGGTTCCGATGGCGTTCTCGGCCGGCTTCCACCCCCATCCCAAGATCAGCTATGCCAACGCGGCGCCGACGGGCACCGCGAGCGAGGCCGAGTACTTCGAGATCCAGCTGCGTGAGCGTCGCGACCCCGACGATGTTCGGGACGCGCTCGATGCTGCCCTGCCGACCGGGCTCGACGTGCTGGTCGTTCGTGAGGCCGAGGCGGGCTCGTTGGCCGACCGGTTGCAGGGCAGTGAGTGGCGGCTGGACTTCGCCGGCGTGGACACCGCGGTGGTCGGGTCGGCAGTCGAGGCGTTGCTGTCCCGGGAACGGGTCGAGGTCACCCGGATGATGAAGAACGGGCCACGGACGTTCGACATGCGCGAGGCAGTCCTGTCCGCTGTCGTGACCGAAGGTGACCGTACGCCGGGGGCCGCCTCGGGTGCGCGACTCACCCTCGTGCTGCGGCACACCACGCCGACCGTGCGCCCGGATGATGTGCTCTCCGGGCTGCGTCAGGTGGGCGATCTCGAGCTCGACCGGACGCCACTGGTCACCAGGTTGCGGCAGGGTCCATTGGTCGACGACACGGCCGTGTCGGACCCATTGGAAATCGATTGA
- a CDS encoding Rne/Rng family ribonuclease, which translates to MTLDFSDQSETDEQTTQPDEAAANESKQDAPTETTPEDTSAAEAPMGASAFGLLFQAPDLEQRVPRRQAQVVLEDDDETDDEDDSIESADSGPRDDDSSADDESGQGPRRRRRGGRGRRGTARDDRDERDGQDTDSEDTPSESQQAGNTSGKGGGRTKNAKKDAEQDSQQSEESDAGPEDDSQGDSDESGTSRRRTRRRRRSGTSAPEGEDPPGTVTKVREPRKGRDEVTSIKGSTRLEAKKQRRREGREAGRRRTVITEAEFLARRESVERQMVVRESEGRTQIGVLEDGVLVEHYVSRESQQASMAGNVYLGRVQNVLPSMEAAFVDIGRGRNAVLYAGEVNWDAAGLEGQPKRIEHALKSGESVLVQVTKDPIGHKGARLTSQISLPGRYLVYVPGNSMTGISRKLPDTERARLKKILKEVVPEDAGVIVRTAAEGASEAELKADVERLTKIWEKIQKTSQTASAPSLVHGEPDLTVRVIRDVFNEDFAKLIVSGNQAWEQVSDYVSSVAPDLADRLQKWTGEKDVFSVNRVDEQLAKAMDRKVWLPSGGSLVIDRTEAMTVIDVNTGKFIGSGGNLEETVTKNNIEAAEEIVRQMRLRDIGGIIVVDFIDMVLESNRDLVVRRLLECLGRDRTKHQVAEVTSLGLVQMTRKRVGTGLIEIFSEPCEHCGGRGIIVHDHPVDKGGSSNGGSSSGGGGKGKRNKGGGGQGNQGGGQSSKPADKEEATEKVDSNGRTAAQIAAAAHAAAVGTGEEKADELPVEAPAVAAPAAAPEADSLPIVVAEAPADSAPARRPRRKRARVVAPAGPPGAAAATLVDPTNEATTAAESN; encoded by the coding sequence TTGACCCTCGACTTTTCTGACCAGTCCGAGACGGACGAACAGACCACGCAGCCGGACGAGGCTGCCGCCAACGAGTCCAAGCAGGACGCGCCGACCGAGACGACGCCTGAGGACACGAGTGCGGCGGAGGCCCCCATGGGCGCCTCGGCGTTCGGACTCCTCTTCCAGGCTCCTGATCTCGAGCAGCGCGTGCCGCGCCGTCAGGCCCAGGTCGTCCTGGAGGACGACGACGAGACCGATGACGAGGACGACTCGATCGAGAGTGCGGACTCCGGTCCTCGCGACGACGACTCCTCGGCCGATGACGAGTCCGGCCAGGGCCCGCGGCGTCGGCGCCGCGGCGGACGCGGTCGGCGTGGCACTGCGCGCGACGACCGTGACGAGCGGGACGGTCAGGACACCGACTCCGAGGACACCCCGTCCGAGAGCCAGCAGGCCGGCAACACGTCCGGCAAGGGTGGCGGCCGCACCAAGAACGCCAAGAAGGACGCCGAGCAGGACTCCCAGCAGTCCGAGGAGTCCGACGCCGGGCCTGAGGACGACAGTCAGGGCGACTCCGATGAGTCCGGCACCAGCCGTCGTCGTACGCGCCGTCGTCGCCGTAGCGGCACCAGCGCACCCGAGGGCGAAGACCCGCCCGGCACCGTGACCAAGGTCCGTGAGCCGCGCAAGGGTCGCGACGAGGTCACCTCGATCAAGGGCTCCACCCGTCTTGAGGCCAAGAAGCAGCGTCGCCGCGAGGGACGCGAGGCCGGTCGTCGCCGCACCGTGATCACCGAGGCTGAGTTCCTCGCCCGGCGCGAGAGCGTCGAGCGTCAGATGGTCGTGCGCGAGAGCGAGGGCCGTACCCAGATCGGTGTGCTCGAGGACGGCGTGCTCGTCGAGCACTACGTCTCCCGCGAGAGCCAGCAGGCCTCGATGGCCGGCAACGTCTACCTCGGTCGAGTCCAGAACGTCCTGCCCAGCATGGAGGCGGCGTTCGTCGACATCGGCCGTGGCCGCAACGCGGTCCTGTACGCCGGTGAGGTCAACTGGGATGCGGCCGGCCTGGAGGGTCAGCCCAAGCGCATCGAGCACGCGCTGAAATCCGGTGAGAGCGTCCTGGTGCAGGTGACCAAGGACCCAATCGGCCACAAGGGTGCGCGGCTCACGTCGCAGATCTCCCTGCCGGGTCGCTACCTGGTCTACGTACCGGGCAACTCGATGACCGGCATCTCGCGCAAGCTGCCCGACACCGAGCGGGCCCGTCTGAAGAAGATCCTCAAGGAAGTCGTCCCCGAGGACGCCGGTGTCATCGTGCGCACCGCTGCTGAGGGCGCGAGCGAGGCCGAGCTGAAGGCCGACGTCGAGCGACTGACGAAGATCTGGGAGAAGATCCAGAAGACGTCCCAGACCGCCTCGGCGCCCTCGCTGGTGCACGGCGAGCCCGACCTGACCGTCCGCGTCATCCGCGACGTGTTCAACGAGGACTTCGCCAAGCTGATCGTCTCGGGCAACCAGGCCTGGGAGCAGGTGAGCGACTACGTCAGCTCGGTGGCTCCTGACCTCGCCGACCGCCTCCAGAAGTGGACCGGTGAGAAGGACGTCTTCAGCGTCAACCGCGTCGACGAGCAGCTGGCCAAGGCGATGGACCGCAAGGTCTGGCTGCCCTCCGGTGGCTCACTGGTCATCGACCGCACCGAGGCGATGACCGTCATCGACGTCAACACCGGCAAGTTCATCGGCTCCGGGGGCAACCTCGAGGAGACCGTCACCAAGAACAACATCGAGGCGGCCGAGGAGATCGTCCGCCAGATGCGGCTGCGCGACATCGGCGGCATCATCGTCGTCGACTTCATCGACATGGTCCTGGAGTCCAATCGCGACCTCGTGGTCCGCCGCCTGCTGGAGTGCCTCGGGCGCGACCGCACCAAGCACCAGGTCGCCGAGGTCACCTCGCTCGGCCTCGTGCAGATGACCCGCAAGCGGGTCGGCACCGGCCTGATTGAGATCTTCTCCGAGCCCTGCGAGCACTGCGGAGGCCGCGGCATCATCGTGCACGACCACCCGGTCGACAAGGGCGGCAGCAGCAACGGCGGCAGCTCCAGCGGTGGCGGCGGCAAGGGCAAGCGCAACAAGGGTGGCGGTGGCCAGGGCAACCAGGGCGGCGGTCAGTCCAGCAAGCCTGCCGACAAGGAGGAGGCGACCGAGAAGGTCGACTCCAACGGTCGTACGGCGGCTCAGATCGCGGCTGCCGCACACGCCGCAGCGGTCGGCACCGGTGAGGAGAAGGCCGACGAGTTGCCGGTCGAGGCGCCTGCGGTGGCCGCTCCGGCCGCCGCGCCCGAAGCCGACAGCCTGCCGATCGTCGTGGCCGAGGCTCCGGCGGACAGCGCGCCTGCTCGCCGTCCCCGTCGCAAGCGCGCACGGGTCGTGGCCCCGGCTGGGCCTCCCGGTGCGGCCGCCGCGACGTTGGTCGACCCGACCAACGAGGCAACCACCGCAGCCGAGTCCAACTGA
- a CDS encoding class I SAM-dependent methyltransferase encodes MEGTEVRKLAAVEDRHWWYAERRAILAKALAGLTPGKAVDIGAAGGGNTRVLVEHGWSAAPLEYGADGAEVANERGLPVLRADAMKIPINDGSLDLVVAYDVLEHLEDDDRAVEEIHRCLRPGGAFLISVPADPRLWSAHDEAVGHVRRYTRPELIGLLERHGFEIDSVVSWMVLLRPAVAWRRRSTSGSDLDDPPRLVNAALRSVVAMERVLPLGKLPGVSLVVRARRPA; translated from the coding sequence TTGGAAGGCACAGAAGTTCGCAAGCTGGCCGCGGTCGAAGACCGTCACTGGTGGTACGCCGAGCGGCGCGCCATTCTCGCCAAGGCGTTGGCCGGTCTGACACCTGGCAAGGCCGTCGACATCGGGGCGGCCGGTGGCGGCAACACCCGAGTTCTGGTCGAGCACGGCTGGTCGGCAGCACCGCTGGAGTACGGCGCCGACGGTGCCGAGGTCGCCAATGAGCGCGGACTCCCGGTGCTGCGTGCCGATGCCATGAAGATCCCGATCAACGACGGCTCGTTGGACCTCGTGGTCGCCTATGACGTCCTCGAGCACCTTGAGGACGACGACCGCGCGGTGGAGGAGATCCACCGTTGCCTGCGGCCCGGAGGCGCCTTCTTGATCTCGGTGCCGGCCGACCCACGTCTGTGGTCGGCGCACGACGAAGCCGTTGGACACGTGCGGCGCTACACCCGCCCGGAGCTGATCGGTCTGCTGGAGCGGCACGGGTTCGAGATCGACTCTGTCGTCTCCTGGATGGTGCTGCTGCGTCCGGCCGTTGCCTGGCGGCGGCGTTCGACCTCCGGCAGCGACCTGGACGACCCGCCGCGCCTCGTCAACGCCGCCCTTCGGTCGGTGGTCGCGATGGAGCGGGTGCTGCCCCTCGGCAAGCTGCCGGGCGTCAGCCTGGTCGTACGCGCTCGCCGGCCTGCCTGA
- the rpmA gene encoding 50S ribosomal protein L27, with amino-acid sequence MAHKKGASSTRNGRDSNAQRLGVKRFGGQVVNAGEIIVRQRGTHFHPGQNVGRGGDDTLFALSAGAVEFGTKGGRKVVNIVAQETADAAV; translated from the coding sequence ATGGCACACAAGAAGGGTGCGTCCTCGACCCGCAACGGTCGTGACTCCAACGCACAGCGACTCGGCGTGAAGCGCTTCGGTGGTCAGGTGGTCAACGCCGGCGAGATCATCGTTCGCCAGCGTGGCACGCACTTCCACCCGGGCCAGAACGTCGGCCGTGGCGGCGACGACACGCTGTTCGCGCTGTCGGCCGGCGCCGTCGAGTTCGGCACCAAGGGCGGCCGCAAGGTCGTCAACATCGTCGCCCAGGAGACCGCTGACGCGGCCGTCTGA
- a CDS encoding winged helix-turn-helix transcriptional regulator, which translates to MTTAPRSGCPINAAVEAFGDRWSLLVLRDIMFGNRRHFRELQAGSLEGIASNILADRLRRLVDGGLLTREDAGRGSRAAYSLTESAIQLVPVFAQLGTWGVAHRPTTPELRVRAELLTEGGPSVWAAFMDELREIHLGVARPDGSGSVLADMSAAVAAAPPSAG; encoded by the coding sequence ATGACCACCGCACCGCGTTCGGGCTGCCCGATCAACGCCGCCGTCGAGGCCTTCGGCGATCGTTGGTCGCTCCTCGTGCTGCGCGACATCATGTTCGGCAACCGCCGGCACTTCCGCGAGCTGCAGGCCGGCTCCCTGGAGGGCATCGCCTCCAACATCCTCGCCGATCGGCTGCGCCGGCTGGTCGACGGTGGGTTGCTGACGAGGGAAGACGCCGGCCGCGGCAGTCGTGCGGCGTACAGCCTGACCGAGTCCGCGATCCAGCTCGTCCCGGTCTTCGCCCAGCTCGGGACATGGGGCGTCGCGCACCGACCCACCACACCCGAGCTACGCGTACGGGCCGAGCTGCTGACCGAGGGTGGCCCGAGTGTCTGGGCTGCCTTCATGGACGAGCTGCGCGAGATCCATCTCGGCGTGGCCCGTCCGGACGGATCGGGATCGGTGCTGGCCGACATGTCCGCCGCGGTTGCCGCCGCCCCGCCGTCAGCGGGCTGA